The Mucilaginibacter rubeus genomic interval CAATGAACACCATGTTAACAAGGCTTGGAGTACCACCGGAACTCCAGGCCTTTTTTAATATTGACGATGATTTGGACTTTGATTATTGTGATGCGTATGAACATTGTGGCGAGGGCTTTCATAAGATTCCGACAACCCAAAATCTTTGGGTGGCTGGAAATAACACCGCCTCAACAGTGATCATTACCTATTCCGTAATGGAGGCCATCGCGTTTCTAACGCTTCACCGTCACCGGTATCCACGGTTGGAGCAATTGGCAGTCGTGGCCATTGGAAACAGATTTTATAAAGAACAGGCCAATTGGATCAGGGAGAACTTTCGCGGGAGAAAATTTGTGCTTGTTTTTGGTAAAGACCTTATTGGTCATCTCACCGATATCAAATTAACAGCCGGAATAAAGAATTTGAACATTAGGATATTTCATTCCGAAAATCAAATTTTGATTTACCGGGGTAATTTATTTCGGGCCTTTGATCAGGAGCGGATCTCCCTTCATGCTTTCCAGGAAGCCTTTAGTATTCGGCCACGTTTCCGAACCGGTAAGCCGGTACAATCATTAACTTTTTTAGATCAATTAAAACATGACGCAGAACGATGATATTTTATTAAAGCCAGCAATGCTGTTTGCATTCCTGAAGGCTTTGCCGCTGATGTTGCTGGCCATCACTTTTCTCTTACTGGCCTGGTGGCTGTCGCCTTATTTTATCCTTTTCAGCCTTGCGGTTTGCGGCGTAGCCTGGTACCGGCTGTTATACATCCGCAGTTTTCAATATTTGATCACTACGGAGTATATCCGCATGACGCGTGGTATATTCTTTAAGCGTGTTGACCAACTGGAAATGTTCAGGGTGAAAGATTACATAATTACCCAATCGTTTATTCTCCAACTATTTAAACTCATGTACCTGACACTGAAAAGTACTGACCCTGAAAACCCAGTAATCCAGTTTATAGGAATCCCTGAATCTGCCATCACCGACACCATCAGGGATAGGGTGCAACAGTCTCGTCATCACAATAATATTTACGAATTAAACTGATATATACTTGAAAATTGCTAATTTAATTAGTAATTTTAATCAATAAATTTGAGTTATGAAAGCCATCGTCCGAAACATTTTATTAGCCTGTTTAATATCCATGTTTGCCTTTTTCGGGGCAGTAGCCAGAAAGCACGCTAAGGATAAAATGACCAAAGCCCAGAAAGCTGAAGCCAGGAAGGAAACATTAACCTGTTTATCTGTGGCATTTTTAGCTTGTGGTGCCTGCGC includes:
- a CDS encoding PH domain-containing protein codes for the protein MTQNDDILLKPAMLFAFLKALPLMLLAITFLLLAWWLSPYFILFSLAVCGVAWYRLLYIRSFQYLITTEYIRMTRGIFFKRVDQLEMFRVKDYIITQSFILQLFKLMYLTLKSTDPENPVIQFIGIPESAITDTIRDRVQQSRHHNNIYELN